The stretch of DNA ATTGAATCTTCTTATAGACAAGCAAAGGAACAGGAGCCGCAGCGCCTCAAACGGCAGGAACAGCTTCAGTTGGAGAAGCAGCAGCTCGCGCAGTGGAAGGAATATGAGAAACGAAAACTGGAATTGGATCGTATCCAAAAGACATTGGAAGACAAACGGCAGCGATTGCTCAAGTTAAAAGAAACACATGCCGAGAAAAAGAATCGGCAAAGTGAACTCGAACAAGAGATAAGCGGGGAAGCCGTTCTGATTCAGGCGTTCTTTGAGGAACAAGGGGTGCTGGAGAAACTCGAACGCCAGCTGGAGGAAGCCGCACGGTTGAAAGATTCTTTCCGTCAGCTGCTGGAAATGCGCACCGTCTATCAGCAGACCAAGCAGCGCTTGCAGGAAAAAGAAAATGATGTACACAAGCTTCGGCAGGAAATCTCGGAGCTGGAGGAAGCCCAAACTGCCCATCACGCTGCCCATCTTGCCGGACAGCTGACAGCCGGGGAGCCTTGCCCTGTTTGCGGCTCCACCAATCACCCCTCCCCGGCCCAGACCAGTGCCCATGTGCAATCATTCGAGCTGCTGAAACAGAAGCGAATGAAGCTCGATGATACCCAGCGTGCATATGATGAAGTACAGAGAAAATATGTGGAAGCCAAATCGAATGGGCAGGCAATCCGTCAGGTGACCGATGAGCTTTATCGGAACATCACCGGGGAAGCGTCATTCGATCAAACAAAACTGAAAGAGCTGGAAGCAAGCATCCGGGCCGAAAGAGATAAAACGGCTGCCTCCTTACAGACCAAGCAAGCAGAGAGAAAGCAAATCGAGCAGAAAAAGCAGACACTAGACCGGCTTAAACAAACGCTTGTACAAGAGGAGGAGGCAGCGGAAGATCTCCAATCCGAGCTGCGGACACTGGAAGAAACATACCATCGTACTGAAGCTGAAGTGAGTTACCAACGGAAGCAGCTTCCCGCTGAGCTTCCGGATCATGACAAATGGGAACGGAAAATCAAGCAGGAGGAAGCTGCAATCGAAGCTGCGTTCAGGGAATGGGAAGGATTGCAGCACCAGTATGAGGAGATTTCCAGAAGCAAAGAACAAATAGCGGCAGCCTTTGAATCAACCGCTAAATTCACAGCTGACCTGGAACAGACGTACCGTCAGGAGGAGCAAGCTTTTCTTGTTAAGCTTGAAGAAGCCGGTTTTGCCGATACGGAAGCATATCGGATGGCCAGAGGTTCGGAGGATGAATTAAGGGCAATCAAGGAAGAGGTTGAGCAGCATGCCCAGCAGCGCCGCAGTGTCGCCGAACAGATAGAAACCTTGCGTAAGCAGACGGATCAGCGTCAAAAGCCGGATCTTGCTGTATTTGAGCAGGCTGTGACGGATGCAGAACAAATATTCGAAGCGAAGAACAGCCGCCTGAATGAGGCAAAGAGCTACGCTTCCCATCATGAAGCCATCATGGCATCTTTGAAACAGCTTCAGGAAGAAGCAGCCGATCAAAAAGCTCAGTATTATGATATCGGCGAACTGGCTAATCTGGCCAAAGGCGACAACAGCCTCAGGCTTTCCTTTGAACGCTACGTGCTGACCAGCTTCCTGGATGAAATCATCCTGCAGGCGAATATTCGATTGGAGGAAATGACGGATCATCGCTATCAGCTGAAGCGAAGCGGACAAATCGCCAAACGCGGCGCCCAGAGCGGGTTGGATCTTGAAGTGATCGATCATCACACCGGTCAGGAACGGCCAGTCAAGACATTATCCGGCGGTGAAGGCTTCAAGGCGGCACTCTCTCTCGCACTCGGAATGTCCGATGTTGTCCAGGCGCATGCCGGCGGGGTGGAGTTGGAGACATTATTCATTGACGAGGGCTTCGGGACACTTGATGAGGTGTCACTGGAGCAAGCAATCGACAGCTTGAAAGGGCTGCAGGCCAGCAATCGCGTACTCGGCATCATTTCCCACGTACCGCAGCTGAAGGAAGAGATCCATACCAAATTGCAGATTGAAACCACCCCGACGGGATCATCTGCAAAATTCATTTTCCAGTAAGGAGGAAACGATTTGGGAACACCACTCAATTTTGACACTGTCCTGCGCACAGAAGGCAAAGAAAAACGAATTGATAGCAAAGAAAATATTTTTCAGCTGGAGCTTCAGGGGTATCACTTATTTCCCCTGCATCAGGCCATCGATATCAAGCGAGCGAAAGATACGGATGAAATAGGAAGAGCGATCATTGTCGAATTGACGTTGAAAGAGGAAAGGACTATTTGTACGTATCAGCTTGTTTCGTTATCAAGCGTCAATTAACGACAAAATCATTGGCCAAAAAAGAGATTGAAGGAGAATCCTGCGCTTGCCCGGGAAATAGCAGGCCTATCGGGGGAAATATATTGCCTCCGTGGGGAATAGAATGGAACAGAATGCTTCTTGCTTGCGTACACTGATAGAAATATTGACGTGAGAAGAGGTATGAGAATGGCAAGAAATCTATTCGGTCCCAATGCCTTTGGGCGACGCAGCCAGCCGCCTGTCAGGAGGAATCCGTTCCTTCCCGACCAAGGAGGTTTCCAGCAGGCTCCGCCTTCAAACGGCGGACTGCCTGACATCCTGCAAAGGATCCTGAACCGTGGGAATAGAGGGCAGGCTCCGGGCAGGCAAGCCCTTCCGACAGCAACCAGCAGCCCTTCCGGCGGAATATCGTTACTTGACATGCTGAATCATACGCAAAATGCACTGAAGGCGGCGGAGTCCTTCATGCCGATGGTACAGGAATATGGACCGATGGTGAAGAACCTGCCTTCCATGCTGAAAATGATGAAAGCCTTGAAGGACATCGATTTTGATGAAGAGGAAGCGGCACCCGAGGCGGAAGAAAAAGATAAAAGCAAGCAAGAAAACCAAAGACGATCTTCTGCCCAAAAGGAAGCGGGGAAACCTGCTAAGCAGGAGACGAGGCGAAGCAAGTCCGGAGAGTCCCTTCCCAAATTGTATATTTAAGCGTGCCACTTGATTTTTTTCCGCAAAAGAGGAAAATATATAGCATACATTGAAGGAGGGATTTATTGTGGCATTACAACACGCTACTTTTGCAGGAGGCTGTTTCTGGTGCATGGTCGAACCGTTTACGGAACGCCCTGGTATCGAATCCGTAGTCTCCGGTTATACAGGCGGCGACAAACCGAATCCCACATATGAGGAAGTGTGCTCGAACACGACCGGCCATGTCGAGGCTGTCCAAATAACTTTCGATCCGGATATTTTCCCTTATGAAAAGCTGGTGGAGACGTTCTGGCAGCAAATCGATCCGACCGATGCAGGCGGTCAGTTCCACGACCGTGGTGAATCTTATAAAACAGCGATTTTTTATCATGATGAACAGCAGCGTCAAGTGGCAGAAGCATCCAAAGCGAAGCTGCAGGAGAGCGGGCGATTCGAAAAAGATATCGTCACCCCGATCCTGCCGGCCAAGCCGTTTTACCCTGCAGAAG from Terribacillus sp. FSL K6-0262 encodes:
- the vrrA gene encoding VrrA/YqfQ family protein, coding for MARNLFGPNAFGRRSQPPVRRNPFLPDQGGFQQAPPSNGGLPDILQRILNRGNRGQAPGRQALPTATSSPSGGISLLDMLNHTQNALKAAESFMPMVQEYGPMVKNLPSMLKMMKALKDIDFDEEEAAPEAEEKDKSKQENQRRSSAQKEAGKPAKQETRRSKSGESLPKLYI
- a CDS encoding DUF2584 family protein, which produces MGTPLNFDTVLRTEGKEKRIDSKENIFQLELQGYHLFPLHQAIDIKRAKDTDEIGRAIIVELTLKEERTICTYQLVSLSSVN
- a CDS encoding AAA family ATPase, translating into MRAITLQMTAFGPYHKPQTIDFRELGAESIFLITGPTGAGKTTIFDAICYSLYGRASGSDRDQDSLRSHFAAPGETTEVRYRFALRGTEYEVIRYPKQQKKKERGEGFTDDPARAEFYEWKDGEKILISSRIKEVNEAIEERIGLDYEQFRKMIMIPQGEFRKLISENSKEREEILQRIFRTYFYERMTEALKDEAKQLKENLQQTEWKEQQQIGKIEWRTQAPAEADSVPETMKKLQLELEAVAAVITEGEQELVKHKKIWLERQQQYYEAKQLLDTFEQLERALLQKEQLEQRLPAIERKKQQLMNMERASRLVPYEQQLTARKQEWQRQTKEQQEKQERKESIEQQFIAIESSYRQAKEQEPQRLKRQEQLQLEKQQLAQWKEYEKRKLELDRIQKTLEDKRQRLLKLKETHAEKKNRQSELEQEISGEAVLIQAFFEEQGVLEKLERQLEEAARLKDSFRQLLEMRTVYQQTKQRLQEKENDVHKLRQEISELEEAQTAHHAAHLAGQLTAGEPCPVCGSTNHPSPAQTSAHVQSFELLKQKRMKLDDTQRAYDEVQRKYVEAKSNGQAIRQVTDELYRNITGEASFDQTKLKELEASIRAERDKTAASLQTKQAERKQIEQKKQTLDRLKQTLVQEEEAAEDLQSELRTLEETYHRTEAEVSYQRKQLPAELPDHDKWERKIKQEEAAIEAAFREWEGLQHQYEEISRSKEQIAAAFESTAKFTADLEQTYRQEEQAFLVKLEEAGFADTEAYRMARGSEDELRAIKEEVEQHAQQRRSVAEQIETLRKQTDQRQKPDLAVFEQAVTDAEQIFEAKNSRLNEAKSYASHHEAIMASLKQLQEEAADQKAQYYDIGELANLAKGDNSLRLSFERYVLTSFLDEIILQANIRLEEMTDHRYQLKRSGQIAKRGAQSGLDLEVIDHHTGQERPVKTLSGGEGFKAALSLALGMSDVVQAHAGGVELETLFIDEGFGTLDEVSLEQAIDSLKGLQASNRVLGIISHVPQLKEEIHTKLQIETTPTGSSAKFIFQ